The Cytophagales bacterium genome includes a window with the following:
- a CDS encoding HEPN domain-containing protein, which yields MDKKSEIVKEWINKAEHDLEIAELALEHKPHLTDNICFHCQQTAEKYIKAYLVSLNIDFKEIHDLYYLLDLISNRKDFNDDLYNCIDKFENFAVEVRYPGDSYEPSLEDAKTAYQTAVKVKNIILELITK from the coding sequence ATGGATAAGAAATCTGAAATAGTGAAAGAATGGATAAATAAGGCTGAACACGATCTTGAGATCGCAGAATTAGCATTAGAACACAAGCCACACCTCACTGATAATATTTGTTTTCATTGTCAGCAAACAGCAGAGAAATACATAAAAGCCTATTTAGTGAGCTTAAATATAGATTTTAAAGAAATACACGATTTGTATTATTTGTTAGATTTAATTTCCAATAGAAAAGATTTTAATGATGATCTTTATAATTGTATAGATAAATTTGAAAACTTTGCTGTTGAAGTAAGATACCCTGGTGATAGTTATGAGCCTTCATTAGAAGATGCTAAGACTGCTTATCAAACTGCTGTAAAAGTTAAAAACATTATATTAGAGCTAATAACAAAATAA
- a CDS encoding fumarate reductase/succinate dehydrogenase flavoprotein subunit, with product MNISEIKTIEHDIIVIGAGGAGLCAAIECSGQGLSTGLICKSLLGKAHTVMAEGGCAAALGNVDPRDHWKIHFRDTMRGGKFLNVWRMAELHAKHAPDRVRELEEWGAVFDRTKDGLISQRNFGGHRYPRLAHVGDRTGLEMIRTLQDHGIHQGIDIYMEFTALDLLKDGDKITGLVGMWRDSGEFVILVCKAVIFATGGAGKAWQITSNSWEYSGDGYAMAYEAGAELMDIEFTQFHPTGMVWPPSVRGTLVTEGVRGDGGILLNNEGKRFMYNYIPERFASETADTEEEANRWLAGDKNARRPPELLTRDVVARSIMKEVKEGRGSPHGGAFLDIASRLSADLIKKKLPSMYHQFNVLASLDITKEPMEVGPTLHYFMGGIRVNADTQMSNVPGLFACGECAGGMHGANRLGGNSLSDLLVFGKLAGEGAVEYTRSISTASTIDKSQVEQIIKNATDILNRERGKNPYLVHEDLQDVMQNRVGIVRTEEELKKGINELERLKKDLREVKADGASQYNPGWHEALSLRNLLITSEAVARAALTREESRGAHTRLDYEGERDEWLKVNVVVKKDKDGNMQVEKVLRPEPPQELKRIADASIEELEEEVVKERELVS from the coding sequence ATGAACATCTCCGAAATAAAAACCATCGAACACGACATCATCGTAATAGGTGCCGGTGGCGCAGGATTGTGCGCTGCCATAGAATGTTCCGGACAGGGATTAAGTACGGGACTAATATGCAAGTCATTGTTGGGCAAAGCCCATACTGTAATGGCTGAAGGAGGCTGTGCTGCTGCACTCGGCAACGTTGATCCCCGGGATCACTGGAAGATACATTTCAGGGATACAATGCGGGGTGGGAAATTCCTCAATGTATGGCGTATGGCAGAATTGCACGCCAAACATGCCCCTGACAGGGTAAGAGAATTGGAAGAATGGGGAGCCGTATTTGACCGCACCAAAGACGGACTGATCAGCCAGCGGAACTTTGGGGGACACCGTTATCCCCGCCTGGCACATGTTGGCGACCGCACAGGACTGGAAATGATCAGAACTTTGCAGGATCATGGCATACATCAAGGCATTGATATTTATATGGAATTCACGGCACTGGATTTGCTAAAAGATGGTGATAAAATAACTGGACTGGTTGGCATGTGGCGGGATTCGGGTGAGTTCGTTATTTTAGTGTGCAAGGCGGTGATCTTTGCTACCGGGGGCGCTGGTAAAGCCTGGCAGATCACCTCAAATTCATGGGAATATTCCGGTGATGGCTATGCCATGGCTTATGAAGCCGGGGCAGAATTGATGGATATAGAATTTACACAATTCCATCCGACCGGCATGGTGTGGCCTCCTTCTGTTCGTGGTACTTTGGTTACGGAAGGTGTAAGAGGTGATGGTGGCATTCTGCTAAACAACGAGGGCAAACGTTTTATGTATAATTATATCCCTGAACGTTTTGCATCAGAAACTGCTGATACAGAGGAAGAAGCCAACAGGTGGCTTGCAGGCGATAAAAATGCCCGGAGGCCTCCCGAATTGCTCACCCGCGATGTTGTTGCCCGGTCTATCATGAAAGAAGTAAAAGAGGGCAGGGGCTCACCACATGGCGGTGCATTCCTTGACATTGCCTCACGCCTTTCTGCTGATCTGATCAAGAAAAAGTTGCCGTCCATGTATCACCAGTTCAACGTACTGGCAAGCCTGGATATTACCAAGGAACCAATGGAAGTTGGCCCTACTTTACACTATTTCATGGGAGGCATCCGGGTGAATGCAGATACACAAATGTCAAATGTACCCGGGCTGTTTGCTTGCGGGGAATGTGCTGGCGGTATGCACGGAGCTAACCGATTAGGGGGTAATTCATTATCAGACCTTTTGGTCTTTGGGAAACTGGCGGGCGAAGGCGCTGTCGAATATACTCGCTCAATATCTACTGCCTCTACCATAGACAAATCTCAGGTTGAACAAATAATCAAAAATGCAACCGATATATTAAATCGTGAAAGAGGTAAAAATCCTTATTTAGTTCATGAGGATCTGCAGGATGTTATGCAAAATCGGGTAGGTATTGTCAGGACGGAGGAAGAATTAAAAAAAGGGATAAATGAATTAGAAAGGCTGAAAAAGGATCTCAGGGAAGTAAAGGCAGATGGTGCAAGCCAGTATAATCCCGGATGGCACGAGGCATTGAGTTTAAGAAACCTTCTGATAACTTCCGAAGCAGTTGCGCGCGCAGCTTTGACCAGGGAAGAAAGCCGTGGCGCTCATACCCGCCTGGATTATGAAGGTGAAAGAGATGAATGGCTGAAAGTGAATGTAGTGGTAAAAAAAGACAAAGACGGTAATATGCAAGTTGAGAAAGTATTACGACCTGAACCACCTCAAGAGCTTAAACGGATTGCTGATGCTTCTATTGAAGAATTGGAGGAAGAAGTGGTGAAGGAAAGGGAATTGGTGAGTTGA
- a CDS encoding succinate dehydrogenase: MEATTLNKKTTSLAINRIGFIRTYRTDKWWIEPFLVLSGLTSFIIYSTWAAWQGKYYWWSGGHEGFGGYLSPFYSPPLFIKEGVEGVAPLWHAWFGAWPEWLFDFDFLPASPAWLILLFPLSFRFTCYYYRKAYYRAFAGSPPACAVGAIPQKPYKGETGLMTFQNLHRYALIFGIIFIFLLSYDAILAFFNDGKFGVGVGSIVLLINPILLGSYTFGCHSFRHLIGGGTDCLSCNKLRYHTWRKVSFLNERHMLFAWVSLFWVGFADVYVRLVSMGVITDLNTWGI, translated from the coding sequence ATGGAAGCTACAACATTAAATAAAAAAACCACATCTTTGGCAATCAACAGGATAGGTTTCATCCGCACATATAGAACTGATAAATGGTGGATTGAACCATTTTTGGTGCTTTCGGGATTGACCTCTTTTATTATTTACTCAACCTGGGCGGCATGGCAGGGTAAATATTACTGGTGGAGCGGTGGGCATGAAGGTTTTGGAGGTTACCTTTCACCCTTTTACTCCCCACCCTTGTTTATCAAAGAGGGTGTTGAAGGGGTAGCGCCTCTGTGGCATGCCTGGTTCGGAGCGTGGCCTGAGTGGCTTTTTGACTTTGATTTTTTGCCTGCTTCACCTGCCTGGCTGATCCTTCTATTTCCGCTTTCTTTCCGGTTTACCTGTTATTATTACCGGAAGGCATATTACCGGGCTTTTGCCGGATCACCCCCTGCCTGTGCTGTGGGAGCCATACCTCAAAAACCATACAAAGGAGAGACGGGATTGATGACTTTTCAAAATTTGCATCGTTATGCACTCATCTTTGGCATTATTTTCATATTCCTGCTTTCTTATGATGCCATTCTGGCTTTCTTTAATGACGGTAAATTCGGTGTAGGTGTAGGCAGCATCGTGCTGCTGATCAATCCTATTCTACTTGGCAGTTATACCTTTGGATGCCATTCGTTCAGACATTTGATTGGTGGAGGAACTGATTGCTTATCGTGCAATAAACTAAGGTATCACACATGGCGTAAAGTTAGTTTTTTAAATGAACGTCATATGCTGTTTGCATGGGTGAGCTTATTCTGGGTTGGATTTGCTGATGTTTATGTGAGATTAGTGTCTATGGGGGTGATAACCGATTTGAATACGTGGGGGATTTGA
- a CDS encoding methyltransferase domain-containing protein, with protein sequence MKNIIKSLKTLTPADLDFRSLGDWVYQFDFKKIDYKHLIPSIQDPKNYARNILTLKPIECVILHWPPQCESAIHYHEGFWGYVAVLEGIAENVEYRLESPPKSRVETPKLGVSTRDLGGLLIKSTTLRSFEGGIFPEPDNVIHKIINPHSAALVTAHFYYPPLEDFAGMKIYDIENCKLGILNEKAQTASWNEPEEHFQKIVSNAFQYIPYYENNKKLTHKIYPIVPKPHKSDIRKMVSGYYEEQAREYDNFDTRHESRNAYVQKINELVAKDLVQQNSGWPPSDGSAGTRVVPSDGSVGKINNMLILACGTGRRAIEIKEQTKLDYEITCVEMSKEMCKIAQQRGLNVINAAWLDADLRNGLLFDAVTFLYAFGHIPSEEERKKVLMKVNKHLNIGGHFYFDAFNIKDKNEWGASAVKNYEKFNLSNFDYQKGDVFYKKVDGEQFAFLHYFTEDEIISLLGKTGFELDQMLNIGYVNKSGEVLNAKDEGAFFIKAKKVKHQ encoded by the coding sequence ATGAAAAACATAATCAAATCACTAAAAACATTAACTCCTGCTGATTTGGATTTTCGGTCATTAGGGGATTGGGTTTATCAGTTTGATTTTAAAAAGATTGATTATAAGCACTTAATACCTTCGATACAAGACCCTAAAAATTATGCAAGAAATATATTAACCCTGAAGCCCATAGAATGCGTTATTTTACACTGGCCCCCTCAATGTGAGAGCGCCATTCATTACCATGAAGGCTTTTGGGGATATGTAGCAGTGCTTGAAGGGATTGCAGAAAATGTGGAGTATAGGTTGGAAAGCCCCCCTAAATCCCGAGTAGAGACGCCCAAATTGGGCGTCTCTACTCGGGATTTAGGGGGGCTGCTAATTAAGAGCACTACTTTGCGATCTTTTGAGGGAGGTATATTTCCGGAACCTGATAATGTAATACACAAAATTATTAATCCTCATTCTGCAGCTTTGGTAACAGCACATTTTTACTACCCTCCTTTGGAAGATTTTGCAGGAATGAAGATCTACGATATAGAAAACTGCAAGCTGGGAATTCTCAATGAAAAAGCCCAGACCGCCTCCTGGAATGAGCCTGAAGAGCATTTTCAGAAGATAGTTTCCAACGCTTTCCAGTATATTCCATATTACGAAAATAATAAAAAGCTTACCCATAAGATATACCCAATAGTACCCAAACCTCATAAAAGCGATATCCGGAAAATGGTAAGCGGTTATTATGAGGAGCAGGCAAGAGAATATGACAATTTCGATACCCGCCATGAATCACGAAACGCTTACGTACAAAAAATAAATGAATTGGTTGCCAAAGACCTTGTTCAGCAAAATTCGGGTTGGCCGCCATCGGATGGCTCTGCTGGTACGCGGGTTGTGCCATCCGATGGATCTGTGGGTAAAATAAATAATATGCTCATACTTGCCTGCGGAACCGGCAGGAGGGCAATAGAGATAAAGGAGCAGACTAAGCTGGACTATGAGATCACCTGTGTTGAGATGAGTAAGGAAATGTGTAAAATAGCTCAGCAGAGAGGTTTGAATGTGATCAATGCTGCGTGGTTAGATGCAGACCTCAGAAATGGATTACTTTTTGATGCAGTTACTTTCCTTTATGCCTTTGGGCATATTCCCAGCGAGGAAGAAAGGAAGAAAGTGTTGATGAAAGTAAATAAACATTTAAACATAGGAGGCCACTTTTATTTCGATGCTTTTAATATCAAAGATAAGAACGAATGGGGGGCCAGCGCTGTTAAAAATTATGAAAAGTTTAATCTTTCTAATTTTGATTATCAGAAAGGAGATGTTTTTTATAAAAAAGTGGATGGAGAACAGTTCGCTTTCCTGCATTATTTTACAGAAGATGAAATAATTAGCTTGTTGGGAAAGACTGGCTTTGAACTAGACCAAATGCTCAATATTGGATATGTAAATAAGTCCGGAGAAGTATTAAATGCTAAAGATGAAGGAGCGTTTTTTATTAAAGCTAAAAAAGTGAAACATCAATAG
- a CDS encoding succinate dehydrogenase/fumarate reductase iron-sulfur subunit: MSQSRNFKVWRGDATGGDFVNYDVDVEEGMVVLDVIHRIQSKQANDLAVRWNCKAGKCGSCSMEINGKPRLSCMTRMNEYGGNETITVQPMKSFPVVKDLVADVSWNYEQNKRIAPFKPKPKDPDGNYRMDQKDVDRIQEFRKCVECYLCQNVCHVLRDHERKDRFVGPRFMIRLASLEMHPLDTEDRIPMIKDAFGSGMCNITRCCTDVCPEHINITDNGIIPLKERVVDRYYDPVAWVWRKIFGGNKIR; encoded by the coding sequence ATGTCTCAATCAAGAAATTTCAAAGTCTGGCGCGGTGACGCTACGGGAGGCGACTTCGTTAACTACGATGTTGATGTTGAGGAAGGCATGGTAGTGTTGGACGTGATTCACCGCATTCAGTCAAAGCAGGCGAACGACCTGGCTGTAAGATGGAACTGTAAAGCCGGTAAATGCGGTTCATGCAGCATGGAAATAAATGGCAAACCCCGTCTGTCATGCATGACCAGGATGAACGAATATGGAGGAAATGAAACGATTACCGTGCAGCCGATGAAATCCTTCCCGGTTGTTAAAGACCTTGTCGCAGATGTTTCGTGGAATTACGAGCAAAACAAACGTATCGCTCCTTTTAAACCCAAACCCAAAGATCCTGATGGAAATTACCGTATGGATCAAAAAGATGTTGACAGGATACAGGAATTCCGCAAGTGTGTTGAATGTTACCTGTGCCAGAATGTATGCCACGTTTTGCGTGATCATGAGCGTAAGGATAGATTTGTTGGCCCAAGATTCATGATACGCCTTGCCAGCCTGGAGATGCACCCGCTTGATACTGAAGACCGCATACCCATGATCAAAGATGCATTCGGCTCAGGCATGTGCAATATCACAAGATGCTGCACTGATGTTTGCCCCGAACATATTAATATTACCGACAATGGCATCATTCCGCTAAAAGAAAGGGTGGTTGACAGGTATTATGATCCGGTTGCATGGGTGTGGAGAAAGATTTTTGGTGGGAATAAAATACGATAA
- a CDS encoding addiction module protein, translating into MNLQTKEILNKALVLEEKERAWLAHYLIDSLEEIKDGNAEEEWLRLANKRLNEIEDGKVKPVEWKEIRNKITKH; encoded by the coding sequence ATGAATTTACAAACAAAAGAAATACTGAATAAAGCATTAGTGCTTGAAGAGAAAGAAAGAGCATGGTTAGCTCATTATCTTATTGATAGTCTGGAAGAAATAAAAGATGGAAATGCAGAAGAAGAATGGTTAAGATTGGCTAATAAAAGACTAAACGAAATCGAAGATGGGAAAGTAAAACCTGTAGAGTGGAAAGAAATAAGGAATAAGATAACAAAACATTAA
- a CDS encoding T9SS type A sorting domain-containing protein translates to MKHLLKKFCAGSLLITLLLLSQGLKAQDTLWYNCTGMAPHNGQLFEFRLLDVNWMEIGRAMDTVAGGTVMVWVEAPSGLVALDTFYLEYYADHDTSGGYTFPGDHAWRDTLVAAGGDTTIWWVHNPATIMDIMWPVTGINELHPNITKVQIFPNPARGAFNLNLVLTDHEKVMIKIFSVEGKLVFARHLGSITGHNSIELNLSDQSAGLYHLQIITDKGTVSKEVVIK, encoded by the coding sequence ATGAAACATTTACTTAAGAAATTTTGTGCCGGCAGTTTATTAATAACACTGCTATTATTAAGTCAGGGACTTAAAGCACAAGACACGTTGTGGTACAATTGTACGGGAATGGCCCCGCATAACGGTCAATTGTTTGAATTCAGATTGCTAGATGTCAATTGGATGGAAATAGGGAGGGCAATGGATACCGTTGCTGGTGGTACTGTTATGGTCTGGGTTGAGGCTCCTTCAGGTTTAGTAGCGTTAGATACTTTTTATTTAGAGTATTACGCTGATCATGATACTTCCGGGGGGTATACTTTCCCTGGTGATCATGCATGGCGTGACACCCTAGTAGCAGCGGGTGGTGATACCACGATATGGTGGGTACATAACCCCGCCACTATTATGGACATCATGTGGCCCGTTACCGGTATTAATGAATTGCACCCAAATATTACAAAAGTGCAAATTTTTCCTAATCCTGCTAGAGGAGCGTTTAATTTGAATCTTGTCCTTACCGATCATGAAAAGGTAATGATCAAGATATTCAGCGTAGAAGGTAAGCTTGTATTTGCCAGGCATTTAGGCAGCATTACAGGACATAATTCTATTGAATTAAATCTGTCAGATCAAAGTGCAGGCTTATACCACTTGCAGATAATAACAGACAAAGGAACCGTGAGTAAGGAAGTAGTGATTAAATAA
- a CDS encoding nucleotidyltransferase domain-containing protein: MITRQKITEIVNKIALNYKPEKIILFGSYADDNPTDGSDLDLLIIKDSNLPRYKRSTEIRKHLRGITVPMDLIVYTKDEIQKWKDTPLAFVTKILKQGKVIYG, encoded by the coding sequence ATGATAACCCGGCAAAAGATCACCGAAATCGTAAACAAAATAGCTTTGAACTATAAGCCTGAAAAAATTATTCTTTTTGGTTCTTATGCAGATGATAATCCTACTGATGGCAGTGATTTAGATTTGCTCATTATTAAGGATTCAAATCTGCCTAGATATAAAAGAAGTACAGAAATAAGAAAACATTTAAGAGGAATTACTGTTCCGATGGATTTAATAGTTTATACCAAAGATGAAATACAAAAATGGAAGGATACTCCATTAGCATTTGTAACAAAAATTTTGAAGCAGGGAAAGGTTATATATGGATAA
- a CDS encoding ChaN family lipoprotein: protein MKKKLLLILFLFILHSSFSLINSNKPAYIIFNKNGKPASYDKMLRQAAESDIILFGELHNNPVSHWLELELTKDLFKLKGAKLLAGAEMFEADDQIIINEYLSGTIKAKHLEKEAKIWNNYKTDYKPLVEFALQKKIPFIATNIPQRYANLVFRKGLSALEGLNEEAKKYIARLPVTVDLELPGYKKIIEGKLMGHGDEINLENMAKAQASKDATMAHFILKNWAEGKIFVHYNGTYHSNNFEGIYWYLKKGYSEIKILTISTVEQSKIEPLAEENTGIADYIIVIPESMTKTY, encoded by the coding sequence ATGAAAAAAAAACTACTATTAATTCTGTTCCTTTTCATTCTGCATTCTTCATTCAGCCTTATTAATTCAAATAAGCCTGCTTATATAATTTTCAATAAAAATGGAAAACCTGCTTCTTATGATAAGATGCTGAGGCAAGCCGCTGAGTCAGATATCATATTGTTCGGAGAGCTGCACAACAACCCGGTTTCTCACTGGCTTGAATTGGAATTAACAAAAGACTTATTTAAACTAAAAGGCGCTAAGCTTTTGGCGGGGGCGGAAATGTTTGAAGCAGATGACCAGATCATTATCAATGAATATTTATCAGGAACGATAAAAGCTAAACATTTGGAGAAAGAAGCTAAAATATGGAATAATTATAAAACAGACTATAAGCCCTTGGTTGAGTTTGCACTTCAAAAAAAAATCCCATTCATTGCTACAAATATTCCGCAGAGATATGCCAATTTGGTTTTTAGAAAAGGATTGTCTGCATTAGAAGGCCTTAATGAAGAAGCAAAGAAATATATTGCCCGGTTACCGGTAACCGTTGATCTTGAATTACCCGGTTATAAGAAAATAATCGAAGGTAAACTAATGGGACATGGTGATGAAATCAACCTTGAAAATATGGCAAAGGCACAGGCAAGCAAAGATGCTACAATGGCGCATTTTATTTTGAAAAATTGGGCGGAAGGAAAAATATTTGTTCATTATAACGGTACGTATCATTCTAATAATTTTGAAGGAATATACTGGTATTTAAAAAAGGGTTACTCCGAAATTAAAATTTTAACGATTAGCACGGTAGAACAGAGTAAAATTGAACCATTAGCTGAAGAAAATACCGGGATCGCAGATTACATTATTGTAATTCCTGAATCAATGACAAAGACTTATTAG
- a CDS encoding WD40 repeat domain-containing protein produces MNKIEINKLATITGHKDCIYTLEKADKDNIFFSGDGDGMVVAWDFKNPDTGKLIAKTDASVYALHYMPGLNYLIVGENFAGLHIIDLKENKEIKFIRITSAAIFDIKVFENVIFVATGDGEIILVNKNDFSLLNKIKLSEKSARAIAICQQKEEFAVGYSDNQIRIFDLKDHSTKQTISAHNNSVFTIVYSPDGKYLLSGGRDAHLKVWDVPGNYKLFNDIVAHMYTINHITYRPDGKYFLTSSMDKSIKVWDAGKFKLLKVIDKSRHAGHGTSVNKLYWSKYKEQVASCSDDKTISIWEIAFGRL; encoded by the coding sequence ATGAATAAAATTGAAATAAACAAACTAGCTACGATAACCGGTCATAAAGATTGCATCTATACACTTGAAAAAGCTGATAAAGATAATATTTTTTTTTCAGGAGATGGAGATGGAATGGTTGTTGCCTGGGATTTTAAAAATCCTGATACAGGAAAATTGATTGCAAAAACCGATGCTTCGGTGTATGCCTTACACTATATGCCAGGGTTAAATTATTTGATAGTAGGAGAAAATTTTGCAGGATTGCATATTATTGACCTGAAAGAAAATAAAGAGATCAAATTCATCCGGATCACTTCTGCAGCTATCTTTGACATTAAGGTATTTGAAAATGTAATATTTGTCGCTACAGGTGATGGAGAAATAATATTGGTAAATAAAAACGATTTTTCACTTTTAAATAAGATAAAATTATCTGAAAAAAGTGCCCGGGCCATTGCAATTTGTCAGCAAAAGGAAGAATTTGCAGTAGGATATAGTGATAATCAGATAAGGATCTTTGACCTGAAAGATCACAGCACTAAACAGACAATTTCAGCACATAATAATTCTGTCTTTACTATTGTGTATTCACCCGATGGTAAATATTTGTTGAGTGGTGGCAGAGATGCTCATTTAAAAGTCTGGGATGTGCCTGGTAATTATAAACTATTTAACGACATTGTTGCTCATATGTATACTATAAATCATATCACTTACCGCCCTGATGGGAAATATTTTTTGACTTCAAGTATGGACAAGTCTATAAAGGTTTGGGATGCAGGCAAATTTAAGTTGTTAAAAGTGATAGATAAGTCTCGCCATGCAGGCCATGGCACATCGGTAAATAAACTGTATTGGTCAAAATACAAAGAGCAGGTAGCTTCCTGCAGCGATGACAAAACTATATCAATTTGGGAAATCGCTTTTGGTAGGCTCTGA
- the folB gene encoding dihydroneopterin aldolase — MGQVILKGMEFFAYHGYSYEEQKVGNKYSVDIKITTDTTKAAETDELQYTVNYEKLYKVISDQMKISSHLLEHLANRIIKEAFEKFPFVDDIEVCISKFNPSVSGLCKAAKVIISRSKK, encoded by the coding sequence ATGGGCCAAGTAATATTAAAAGGGATGGAATTTTTTGCCTATCATGGTTATTCTTATGAAGAGCAAAAGGTAGGGAATAAATACAGCGTGGATATTAAGATCACTACAGATACTACCAAAGCCGCAGAAACCGATGAACTTCAGTATACAGTTAATTATGAAAAATTATATAAGGTCATATCGGATCAAATGAAAATTTCTTCTCACTTGTTGGAACATCTGGCAAACAGGATAATTAAGGAGGCATTTGAAAAATTTCCGTTTGTTGATGATATAGAGGTTTGTATTTCTAAATTCAACCCTTCAGTTTCTGGTCTATGCAAAGCCGCAAAAGTTATAATTTCCCGGTCAAAAAAATAG
- a CDS encoding DivIVA domain-containing protein: protein MKITPLDIKQKTFEKSFRGYDKDEVNAFLLSLSVEWEKMLEEYKELMRKNEVADKEVQKLREVESSLYKTLKTAENTGANMIEQANKSAELHIQEAQMKADILLNDAKDKIKELSQDYRMIENYRDDLLMELKNLVKDTLEKVNKITANAKQSSKEVKAIFLNNEKNLKPRLDKDDIQPDLAKSGQAEDNKKLKEEINERDTAKIEQEKSPSDQTSFFDQVGE, encoded by the coding sequence ATGAAGATCACACCTTTAGATATCAAGCAAAAGACCTTTGAAAAATCTTTCAGGGGGTATGACAAGGATGAAGTCAATGCTTTTTTGCTTTCTTTGTCGGTTGAATGGGAAAAGATGCTTGAAGAATACAAGGAATTAATGAGAAAAAATGAAGTTGCTGACAAGGAGGTTCAGAAATTACGCGAAGTAGAAAGTTCCCTGTACAAGACCCTGAAAACAGCCGAAAATACCGGAGCCAACATGATAGAGCAGGCAAATAAATCGGCAGAATTACACATTCAAGAAGCACAAATGAAGGCTGACATACTGCTGAATGATGCGAAAGATAAGATCAAAGAATTAAGCCAGGATTACAGAATGATAGAAAATTACAGAGATGACCTGCTCATGGAATTAAAAAACCTGGTGAAGGATACGCTGGAAAAAGTAAACAAAATAACGGCTAATGCCAAACAATCTTCCAAAGAAGTGAAAGCAATATTTCTTAACAATGAAAAAAACTTGAAACCGCGGTTGGATAAAGACGATATCCAGCCTGATCTGGCAAAGTCGGGACAGGCTGAAGACAACAAAAAGCTAAAAGAGGAGATAAATGAGCGCGATACTGCTAAAATCGAGCAAGAAAAGTCTCCTTCTGATCAAACATCATTCTTTGATCAGGTTGGGGAATAA